A single Glycine soja cultivar W05 chromosome 14, ASM419377v2, whole genome shotgun sequence DNA region contains:
- the LOC114383130 gene encoding glucan endo-1,3-beta-glucosidase 12-like — MATFMLKLVLPLLFLFMIPPKTAYAEFEQWCVADEQTTESELQAALDWACGKGGADCSKIQVNQPCYLPNTLKDHASYAFNSYYQKFKHSGGSCYFRGAAITTEVDPSHGSCHYDFIP; from the exons ATGGCAACATTCATGCTGAAGTTGGTGCTTCCTCTACTTTTCCTGTTCATGATTCCTCCGAAAACAG CGTATGCGGAGTTTGAGCAATGGTGTGTAGCTGATGAGCAGACCACGGAGTCTGAGTTGCAGGCAGCCTTGGATTGGGCTTGTGGGAAAGGGGGTGCAGATTGTAGCAAAATTCAAGTAAACCAACCTTGCTATTTACCAAACACATTGAAAGACCATGCTTCTTATGCCTTCAACAGCTACTATCAGAAGTTCAAGCACAGTGGAGGTTCTTGCTACTTCAGAGGAGCTGCCATAACAACAGAAGTGGATCCTA